From the Oceanobacillus kimchii X50 genome, the window AAAAGGAACTGCAGGATAAAATCTCTTCACTTCTTGAATAAACCAGCTGACATATTGTGAATCTTTACGAAGTCTTTGCCTTACATTTGGATTTTCTAGTAATGCTAATTGACTAAAACAAGCATATCTTGTAATTGCAACAAACGGACGTATTATATTTAATACCTCTTCCGCAGCATTTGGAATAGATAATAATTTACCGTTAGAACGTTCATACCAAGCTAATTGATACAAGGGAGATTGCTCTTGTGGGTGGATTCTACCTGTTCGTACTTGTCTAATAATGTAAGATATCCATTTAAGCGCCCGCTTTTTCGCTTGATTTCCCTGGAAATAATTTAATCCTTTGTTTGTAAAAGCCGTCAGCATGGAACGAATATCTTTTGTACGTAAGGAAACATTTTTGGCATACAAAGGAATGCCTATCCAATTACAAACAATAATGGTGAATAATTGTTCCAATTCATCTAACAATACTACTTCACCAGTTTGTTCCCAACGTTCTATAGCAATTTTCCATTGATTCCTGCTAATTTGTTCTAGTTTTATTCGCTGTTCTTCATTCATTACATTTATCAGCATTTGTTTTCGTTTATGATGTTGTCCATCATCGAATTGAAATACACTATTCTTTCCAATGATTACATCTGCTACATTTTTGGGAATTGCACCATAACGAATAAAACGGGATGAATCGTAGAATAACTCAGCCGCTTTAGGTCCACGCATTGCTATAAACTTTTTTCCAAGTATCTTCGTTTCTACAACATCTGAGTTAAATTGATTCATACGATTGGAGAGAAATAAATACCCTTCATTCATCCAAGCAACTGTATGATCAAGACCTTCTTCTTTTGGTATTGGTTTTACCATGGCAATATCCTCCTACTATTTGTAGCATTCCCTTATCCAATATATTAAAACGAAAAAAAGAGCTTATCAACGTTTAACGCTAATCAGCTCTACAAACATTACTCTGAAATTATTTTTTTAGTTATTTCAATTAATCTTTTTGTCTGTACAGAAACTGCAGGTTGAACATCCTTTGTAAAGTTCCCATCTTGATCTACCGTAGCACTTGCTCCATATGGATTACCACCTGTGGTGAAAAGTACTGGGTCAGTATATCCAGGAGGAACAATAATCGCTCCCCAGTGCATTAATGAAGTATAAAAACTTAAGATACTTGCCTCTTGTCCTCCATGGTCATTTTGAGCAGAAGACATTGCACTGACAGTCTTATTTATTAAAGCGCCTTTTGCCCAAAGCCCTCCCTGTATATCTAAGAATTGTTTCATTTGCGACGCATAGCCTCCAAACCGAGTAGCCGTGCTAAAAAGTATTGCATCCGCCCATTCTAGTTCATCCGAAGAAGCCACTGGTATATCCTTTGTTTCTTCTACGTTCTTTTTCCAAGCTGGATTAGATTCGATTGCTTGATGTGGAGCCAGTTCTTGAACTTTTAAAACTTTCACTTCAGCTCCTGCTTCTTTCCCGGCTTCTTCTGCCCACTTTGCCATCTGATAATTTGTTCCAGTTGCACTATAATATATAATCGCTAATTTAACCACTTTATAACCCCTTTAAAACTTATTTTCTATATTTACTTTCTCCATCTATGTGAGGAACTATACGAAGATAAAGGTGAAAGCGATCGTTTAGCAACGCAGCGAGTGATTCGACAGTAGTAGAACTTCCTTTTCCTTTGAGATAAAGGTATCACGATGAGGTGCTCACCCAAGGGTATAAGTGCGACTAAGCCTCATATAATACATTCGGCAGTCTTCTTTTCACCGCAAGGGTATAAGTGCGACTAAGCCTCATATAATACATTCGGCAGTCTTCTTTATCGTAGGGCGATTCGTGAAGTCACCTAGTTGATGGACGATGGAGTCAAAAGTGGCTATTTAATTATTTCGTTATCCACAAGTACCTAATTTAAAAACTCCACCCAAGGAATGGATGGAGTCTCAACTATTCACGTTTCTCTCTGCGTTCGAATCATTTTTGTCTATTTTTTCAACATTTACTTCATCTGTATTTTCTTTAAATTCCTCTATACTTTTCTTTTCTTCTTGCGTTTCTTCTTGGACTTCCTTGATAACATCCTTTAATTCGTCTTCTATTGTTGTATCAGCCATTTTCACACTCGCACGGTAAGCCGCTCTTGTTATTAAATGTCCAGCCACTGGAGCAGTTAAGAATACAAAAGCTATACCTAATAAAAGACGTACACTATAAAACCCTTGTTCAGAAGCAAAGTAAATAAAAGCGCCTAATAAAGTCATCAAGACTGCTAAAGTAGAACTTTTTGTACCAGCATGAGAGCGAGTATATACATCGGGGAAGCGAATTATTCCGATTGCACTAATTACTGCCATAATTGCTCCACCTAACATAAATAGTGCTGCAACAAATTCAATCATTTCGTTTCCGCTCAATGATAACCCCCCTCTCAATATATTTCGAGAAGGCAATCGTACTTATAAAAGCAAGAATTGCAAGTATTAAAATAACCTCTAGATAAGCTTTTGTTCCCTGAAGCACAGATATTATTGCTATGGATGATACAAGCATAACACCGATCATATCTAAAGCCACAACACGATCAGGTAGGCTAGGCCCAATAATAATGCGGTATGCACTTATCGCTATTCCAATACCATACAAAGTTAGTGCTGCAATTAACATACCTTGAATCATCACCTAGTCACCCCCATAATCGCTTTCTCAAATTTATTTAATGACCGTAACAACATATCTTTTGATTCTTCTACATCCATCGCATGAATATAAAATGCATCTCCTTCTTGCGTTACCTCTATAACTACAGAACCGGGAGTCAGCATTAATAATAGTGCTAGAGCGGTTATTTCCCAGTCCCCACGAAGTACTGTTTCATATTTAAACAACCCTGGTTTAATTTTAATTTTCGGGCTTAAAATATGCCTTAAAACTAGTTTCGTTGATAAAACTAATTCTCGGATATAGATAAATATCAACTTAATCAAGGCAAAGAATCTACCTAAGTAGAAACGTTCACCAAAAAATCGATGCATTAAAAATACGATCACGATACCTACTAGATATCCTGCAACAAACGTTGTAAATCTTAACTCATCTTCATCACTTATTAATGTCCACAAAACTGCTATAAACACATTTAATAAAAACTGGGCGGGCATTTATATCCACCTCCTCTAAGACAATCCTTAGTTATCATATAAAACCGCATCAATGTAAATTTGTGGATTTGCTAGGACCTCAGCTGCATCTTTTACATAAACAGTTAAAGGTTCAACCCCTATTCCAAGAATAAATGATCCTGCTGCTAATATCACACAAGGGATGATCCAGCCTTTTTTCATTGGAATTTTGTCTTCTTTACTTATAATCGTCTCTCCCCAAAAACTAGTAAGGAAGACACGCATTAAAGAATATAGAACAAAAATGCTGGAAATAAACGCTAATGCAAGTAGAATATATGCCCCGCCCTCAACAGCTCCTTGTCCTACCAAGACTTTTCCAATAAATCCACTTAACGGTGGAATACCTGCTAACGCAAGTGTAACAATGAAGAAAATCCAACCAAATAACGGATAATTTCGGATTAGTCCACTCATATAATCAATTCTCGTCTCTCTTGTCACAGCAATCATCGTTCCAGCAAGTAAGAATAAGAGTGCTTTTACAATCATGTCATGGATTAAATAAAATATAGATCCTTCCAACGCAGTAGGTGTTGCAACAGCTAACCCTACCAATATAAATCCGACCGCTATAACCACATTGTAAGAAGCGATTAACCGCACATCTTTATATGCTACCGCCCCAATACTTCCTAGTATCAATGTAACACCTGCAAGTATTCCAATAAATGTATGAGTAATATGTGGTTCATGATAAAACATCAATGTAAACACACGGAACATAGCATAGATACCAACTTTTGTTAGCAATGCACCAAATAGTGCGGCAATTGCTGTTGAAGGTACACTATACGAACCTGGCAACCAGAAAAATAGTAACAATCCTGCTTTCAAAGCAAAGACGATTAAAAATACAATGCTAACAACAGTCAGCATTGGTGTCTGTCCTTGTTCAGCAATTCGCTCTGAAAGATGAGCAAAATTAAGGGTTCCTAATCCTCCATACGTGTAAGCAATTGCAATTAAGAATATCCAAGACGACACAACATTTATAATGACATATTTAATCGATTCCCTTAATTGACCCTTACGACCGCCAAACGCAATTAACACATAAGAAGCTAAGAGCATAATTTCAAAACAAACAAAAAGGTTAAATAAATCACCAGTTAGGAAAGAACCATTTACACCTGCCACAAGAAAATTAATAAAAGGGTAGAAAAACATGTGCTCATAAGACTTTTCTGTGGAAGAAAAAGCATAAACAAGACATATTGCAGCAACAATACTTGTCGTTAATACAAGTAGCATTGAAAATGAATCAGCCACAAATAATATTCCAAATGGTGGTTCCCATCCACCGAAATCGAGACGGAGAATTCCATTTTGTTGAATCTGATGCAAAATATATGCACTGATTCCGATATTGACAATCATCACAGAAAAACTACCCCATCGTTGTAGTTTTAAATTATGACGGAAAAATATTAAAAGAATTCCAGCAAGTATAGGGATCATCATAGGCATAGCAATAATATTATTCATTTCGATCCCCCCGTAACTCGTCTAGTTTATCTGTTCCTGTTTCCTGATACGTACGGTAAGCTAACACTAGGGACACTGCTGTAACAGCAAAGCTAATAACAATAGAAGTTAATATTAGCGCCTGCGGCAATGGATCCACCGGAATTGCATCTCCTTCACCAATAATTGGTACGCTCCCGTTTTTTAGCCCAGCCATTGTGATGATCAATAAGTGGGCAGCATGAGATAAAATAGCAGTCCCTAAGATTACTCTAATTAAACTTTTAGATAAAATTAGATACGTAGCTACCGTTACTAATATACCTGCTAGGATGGTTATTAATGTTTCCATAGTTATACATCCTCACTAATACTTAAAATAATCGTAACTACGACGCCTACAACAGCCAATGCAACTCCTGCTTCAAATAACATCACTGTTGCAAGCTCTGTCTCACCAAAGAAAGGCAAATCAAAATATGAAAATGTTTGACTTAAAAATTCCTCTCCAAATATAAGTGCTCCTAAGCCTGTTCCGACCGAAAGAAATGCTCCAAACGCGGCCACCTTTTTAAAATCAAATGGTAGAGCGTTTCGAATTGTCTCGATATCATAAACGATAAATAACAATACGAGTGCTGAAGCTAATACAAGTCCTCCGATGAAACCTCCTCCTGGACTATGGTGTCCAGAAAGAAACAAATAAACTGCAAGGGTGAGTATGATAAATGAAACTAGCTTTGCAACGGTACGAAGAATAACATTATTTATCTTCATACTGCTCACCCTCCTTATTGTTATTCTTTAATTTAATAAATACATAGACACCTATTCCGGCAATGAGTAGAACCACTACCTCTAACATGGTATCTAATGCGCGAAAATCACCGAGGATGGAATTAACCATATTCTTTCCACCAGCAAGCTCATAAGAATTCTCGAAGAATTTCGAGATGGATTCAAATGTTTTTCCACTTTGGACCATTAATGCGACGACCGTAAATACCACTCCGACACAAATGGAAATTACCAAATTAGTGTTGCGCGTTTTCTTTGGAGCGTCTTCCTTCTTCCATTCAGGAAGGAAATAGTAAGCTGCTAAAAATAGTACAGTTGTAACAGATTCTACGATGGTTTGCGTTAGAGCTAAATCTGGTGCTCTAAATAATACAAAGAATATCGCTACTCCAAACCCTAAAATACTATTTAAAAGAATTGCAGTAAGTCTTGATTTGGCAAATAATATAGCAATTGCCGCTGACATCATCACCAAAGCAGTAATTAGCTCAAAATTAGAAATAGCAGCATTTGTTGGCAATTCAAACTGATAAGCACCTGTATATAAGAGCATTCCACCTATAGAAATAATAAAGAATAAATAAATATATACTAAATAGTCTCTTAAGTTTTGTGTCATATACGAATTAGTAAATCCAGTCGATTTCTCTTCTATTTGATCTAGAATGAAGCCATAAAATACATTAATTGACCACTTTTCTGGAAATAGTCTATATACTCCCGTCCAGTACTTCCTTGTATAGAATAATGCTAAACCAAGAAGTACCACTCCGATGGTCATAAATAATTCAAGTTCAAATCCATGCCACGCATAGATAGATTCGCCAAGTTCTACACCTTCAGCAGCAAGAGTTGGAAATATTCCAGACATAGCTGGTGTAATTAAATTCTTTCCAATAATATTCGGGAAGAAAAAAACACCAATAACTAACAAAGCTAAAATAATTGGAGAAACAAGCATCCCTGGTTTTGGTTCATGGGCAGGATGTTCTAATTTTTCTTCTTGATATGGACCTAGGAAAGTCTTTACAACTATTATTGCGGAATACACAAAAGTAAATACACTTGCAACCCAGGCAACTATCGGTAGAAGGATTCCCCAAGTTTCTAAAGCAAAGAATCCTGCTTCACTTATATTAACAACCGCCATGAAGAACATTTCTTTACTTAAGAACCCATTAAATGGTGGTAAACCTGCCATAGACAAGCTTCCAATTAACGCAATAGAGAAAGTCACAGGCATCAAGGTAATCAATCCACCAAGTCGACGTATATCTCGAGTCCCTACACTATGGTCGACGATACCTACCACCATAAATAGCGCACCTTTAAACGTAGAGTGATTTACAAGATGGAATAGAGCGGCAAAAGAAGCACTTGTAAATGCGACAGATTCTGTGGAGTATCCTAAATTTAGTGCGGCTGAACCAATACCAAACATACTCATAATCATACCAAGCTGGCTAATTGTTGAATATGCGAGTAACGCCTTCAAATCGATTTGACGTACTGCATTAAAAGAACCCCAGAATAGCGTGAATAGCCCTACACCTGTAACTGCCCAGAACCAGGTAGCTTCTCCACCAAAAACAGGTGTAAATCTAGCAACAAGGTAGATACCTGCTTTTACCATGGTAGCTGAATGCAAATAAGCACTAACTGGAGTAGGTGCTTCCATCGCATCAGGTAACCATATATGAAATGGGAATTGAGCAGATTTTGTAAATGCTCCAAGCAGTACTAATATCATTGCTGCAATAAACAGATAATGATCATTAAAGGAACTAACATTACCAATTACTTCACGTATAGACCATGTGCCTGCCATTTGACCGAGCATAATAAAACCGACTAACATGGCTATACCACCTGTGACGGTAATTAGTAATGATTTTTTCGCACCATCTCTTGAACGTTTCCTTTGGTACCAGAAGGCGATTAGAAGGAACGAAGAAATACTTGTCAGCTCCCAAAAGACATATAAAACAAGCATATTATCGGATGTTACTACTCCTAACATTGCCCCCATAAATAACATCAGGTATGTATAGAAGTGTCCAAGCGATTCTTTAGAAGAAAGGTAGTAAATCGAATATAAAATAACAAGTGCACCAATACCAGATATTAATAGGGAAAAAGTCAAGCTTAATCCATCTAAATATGAAGTAATGTTAATACCGTAAGACGGTATCCAGTTTAAGGTGAGGGTAATAACATCTCCACTAGCTATAATAGGGATAAATTGAGCGAAATAGATAAATAAAGCAGTAGATACGAATAATGCGAACCAACCAACATGAATTCGCCGTACATATTTGTAAAGGAAAGGTATAATTGCTGCTGCAATAAAAGGAAACATTATTGCAATAATCAATGTTGTCAAACTGTAACCTCCAATCAATATAGGTTAACGTTACTGTTATCACACAATAGAGATAACAGGATATACTATTTAATGAATATCTAAGACACCCATCTGTTGCAAAAATAGGTGGAAGAATTGTTCACAAATGGAAAGGCATGATAAAAGTGGATGTGCATCCATTTATTTGAATGTAACGTGGTATAAAAAGTGTTATTTTATTTACTCTATAGATGTACCCTGCTTCGAAGTTATTCCGCAATTTACATTAGTAATTATACAGGAATTCATTAACAAGTGCACGCTTGAACACTTTACCACGATATAGACTAGAATTTCTTATTCTTTTCAAGTATGCTAGTAGAAAGAATGACTCCATGTATAAATCGTCTTAAAAAATAGAAATAAGGTATATACGAATAGATAAATACATGTTAGAATAATACAGTTTCATGGAAAAATAAAATAAAATTAATATTTATTATAAACAAAATAAACGTTACCATCCGGTTATTCAAAAACAACTAAAGGATGTATCTACTAACCGGATAAACATCGTTAAATGAATATATTAAAGAGGTGAGTTGCCGTTATGAAAAAAATTAGAGGCCGCATGGACGAAAGCATCCTTGTCTGCGTATACTATGGTCCAAATGGAGAGCGTTTAATACAACGAGGACATAAGCTTGCGCGAATCATGGACTGTCCTTTATATGTATTAACTGTAGATGCTTTACCTTACGATGAATTCGATGCAGATAAATCCGGTTACGTAGAACGCTGGAAAGAGCTATGTGATGAACTTGATGTTGAAGACTTCATTATTCGAGATAATGAAAGGCGCTCATCTGTAAAAGCGATTAAAGAGGTAGCACATCAACATAATATTACACAAATTATTATTGGACAGAGTGCACAAAATCGATGGGAAGAAATCACAAAAGGATCATTTGTCAATGTATTACTACGTGAGATTACTTTTATCGACCTTCATATCGTTTCTGTGGATCGTACATTGAAAAGTACAGATGATACGATCTATGAAAAAGGTGTCCGTGGATTCTTGCAAAAAGATGAAGAAAAAGAGGCTTATCGCTTAAGTTTTGCTCGCTCGAAGCATAATTTATATGAAGGTATTTTTTATAAAGAGATCGGCACAGATTTTAATAACGGTATTTTTAAATTCGTCAATAGTAAAGGTAAAACCTGCCAGGTTCATGTAACCGAAGATATTTGTACAGGAAAATTGACCGATCCACCAAACGTAAAAAATAACAATTAATTATAAAAGATCCAAACCATTAATCGTTAAAATCGATAATAATAGTTTGGATCTTTATTTTTTTTGAAAAATGTTCCCTTTTTTAGTTTAATAAAGCTTCGGAACCCTACTTTCAAAAATAGGTACATTCTTTCTTGCTTCACTTACTTTCTGTAGATCAATACTATCAATAATCGTTTCCTCGTGATGATCCGAACCTAATGTTTGAATCTCTCCCCAAGGATTAATCACCGAAGATAGTCCACAAAACTCCACGTTGTTATATATGCCTACTCTATTCGCTGAAATAATATAACACTGGTTTTCAATCGCTCTTGCTAGTTGTAATGCTTTCCAATGATCTTTTCTTGCAGATGGCCATTCTGCCACAATATAAATCACTTCGGCTCCTGATACCGCTAATGAACGGGTAAGCTCTGGAAAACGAAGGTCATAACAAATAATAAGTCCCATTTTTACACCGTCTAATTCAAATGTACACACCTTCTCTTCCCCACCATCCAAATAGGTTGGTTCATCTAACATAGGAACGAGATGGATTTTATCGTACTTATATACTTTTTCTCCGTTGCTATTTACAACAATTGCAGTGTTATTTATTTTTCCATTCCGCTTATTCGCTATCGATCCTCCTATAATGTGGACCTGATTATCCCGAGCTAACTGTTGTAAAAATGAACAAGTCGGTTCTTCTTCCTCATCTGCAACTTCATTTAACTCAGCAAGTGTATATCCAGTTGTCCACATTTCAGGAAGTACTATTATATCAATATCGTTCATGGAAACTGTTTTTTCTATCCATGTTTTCACCTTTAATCGATTTGCCTCTGGATTCCCCGGCACAATATCCATTTGATATATCGCATAGCGCATTCTACCCATCCCCCCTTTATTTATTTTATTGTATCAAAGTTGAATTTCAAAATCAGATGCGTCGTTAATAAATTCGAATGTTGCTTTTTTGATTCTCATTTCAGACGGTCGCTTTTTAATAGAAACGGCTTGAACTAACTAGAAGAAGATAGCCACGTGTATTTTCAGGTCGTACTTTCCTGCAGAAGTCGCCGTCTTCCACAATCAAACCAAATTGTTCCTAAA encodes:
- a CDS encoding cytochrome P450 — protein: MVKPIPKEEGLDHTVAWMNEGYLFLSNRMNQFNSDVVETKILGKKFIAMRGPKAAELFYDSSRFIRYGAIPKNVADVIIGKNSVFQFDDGQHHKRKQMLINVMNEEQRIKLEQISRNQWKIAIERWEQTGEVVLLDELEQLFTIIVCNWIGIPLYAKNVSLRTKDIRSMLTAFTNKGLNYFQGNQAKKRALKWISYIIRQVRTGRIHPQEQSPLYQLAWYERSNGKLLSIPNAAEEVLNIIRPFVAITRYACFSQLALLENPNVRQRLRKDSQYVSWFIQEVKRFYPAVPFVIAKARESFIWEDIYFPKNRLVLLDLYGSNHHPDTWDEPENFVPERFQFLDEKDRYRLIPQGAGDLEFGHRCVGEEITTQMMRISLEYLLQLDYDLPDQDLNFKLNQIPAQPSKIRLQNIRNKG
- the wrbA gene encoding NAD(P)H:quinone oxidoreductase, translating into MVKLAIIYYSATGTNYQMAKWAEEAGKEAGAEVKVLKVQELAPHQAIESNPAWKKNVEETKDIPVASSDELEWADAILFSTATRFGGYASQMKQFLDIQGGLWAKGALINKTVSAMSSAQNDHGGQEASILSFYTSLMHWGAIIVPPGYTDPVLFTTGGNPYGASATVDQDGNFTKDVQPAVSVQTKRLIEITKKIISE
- a CDS encoding Na+/H+ antiporter subunit G, with protein sequence MSGNEMIEFVAALFMLGGAIMAVISAIGIIRFPDVYTRSHAGTKSSTLAVLMTLLGAFIYFASEQGFYSVRLLLGIAFVFLTAPVAGHLITRAAYRASVKMADTTIEDELKDVIKEVQEETQEEKKSIEEFKENTDEVNVEKIDKNDSNAERNVNS
- a CDS encoding Na(+)/H(+) antiporter subunit F1; this encodes MIQGMLIAALTLYGIGIAISAYRIIIGPSLPDRVVALDMIGVMLVSSIAIISVLQGTKAYLEVILILAILAFISTIAFSKYIERGVIIERKRND
- a CDS encoding Na+/H+ antiporter subunit E, producing the protein MPAQFLLNVFIAVLWTLISDEDELRFTTFVAGYLVGIVIVFLMHRFFGERFYLGRFFALIKLIFIYIRELVLSTKLVLRHILSPKIKIKPGLFKYETVLRGDWEITALALLLMLTPGSVVIEVTQEGDAFYIHAMDVEESKDMLLRSLNKFEKAIMGVTR
- a CDS encoding Na+/H+ antiporter subunit D, which translates into the protein MNNIIAMPMMIPILAGILLIFFRHNLKLQRWGSFSVMIVNIGISAYILHQIQQNGILRLDFGGWEPPFGILFVADSFSMLLVLTTSIVAAICLVYAFSSTEKSYEHMFFYPFINFLVAGVNGSFLTGDLFNLFVCFEIMLLASYVLIAFGGRKGQLRESIKYVIINVVSSWIFLIAIAYTYGGLGTLNFAHLSERIAEQGQTPMLTVVSIVFLIVFALKAGLLLFFWLPGSYSVPSTAIAALFGALLTKVGIYAMFRVFTLMFYHEPHITHTFIGILAGVTLILGSIGAVAYKDVRLIASYNVVIAVGFILVGLAVATPTALEGSIFYLIHDMIVKALLFLLAGTMIAVTRETRIDYMSGLIRNYPLFGWIFFIVTLALAGIPPLSGFIGKVLVGQGAVEGGAYILLALAFISSIFVLYSLMRVFLTSFWGETIISKEDKIPMKKGWIIPCVILAAGSFILGIGVEPLTVYVKDAAEVLANPQIYIDAVLYDN
- a CDS encoding Na(+)/H(+) antiporter subunit C translates to METLITILAGILVTVATYLILSKSLIRVILGTAILSHAAHLLIITMAGLKNGSVPIIGEGDAIPVDPLPQALILTSIVISFAVTAVSLVLAYRTYQETGTDKLDELRGDRNE
- a CDS encoding Na(+)/H(+) antiporter subunit B; the protein is MKINNVILRTVAKLVSFIILTLAVYLFLSGHHSPGGGFIGGLVLASALVLLFIVYDIETIRNALPFDFKKVAAFGAFLSVGTGLGALIFGEEFLSQTFSYFDLPFFGETELATVMLFEAGVALAVVGVVVTIILSISEDV
- a CDS encoding Na+/H+ antiporter subunit A — encoded protein: MTTLIIAIMFPFIAAAIIPFLYKYVRRIHVGWFALFVSTALFIYFAQFIPIIASGDVITLTLNWIPSYGINITSYLDGLSLTFSLLISGIGALVILYSIYYLSSKESLGHFYTYLMLFMGAMLGVVTSDNMLVLYVFWELTSISSFLLIAFWYQRKRSRDGAKKSLLITVTGGIAMLVGFIMLGQMAGTWSIREVIGNVSSFNDHYLFIAAMILVLLGAFTKSAQFPFHIWLPDAMEAPTPVSAYLHSATMVKAGIYLVARFTPVFGGEATWFWAVTGVGLFTLFWGSFNAVRQIDLKALLAYSTISQLGMIMSMFGIGSAALNLGYSTESVAFTSASFAALFHLVNHSTFKGALFMVVGIVDHSVGTRDIRRLGGLITLMPVTFSIALIGSLSMAGLPPFNGFLSKEMFFMAVVNISEAGFFALETWGILLPIVAWVASVFTFVYSAIIVVKTFLGPYQEEKLEHPAHEPKPGMLVSPIILALLVIGVFFFPNIIGKNLITPAMSGIFPTLAAEGVELGESIYAWHGFELELFMTIGVVLLGLALFYTRKYWTGVYRLFPEKWSINVFYGFILDQIEEKSTGFTNSYMTQNLRDYLVYIYLFFIISIGGMLLYTGAYQFELPTNAAISNFELITALVMMSAAIAILFAKSRLTAILLNSILGFGVAIFFVLFRAPDLALTQTIVESVTTVLFLAAYYFLPEWKKEDAPKKTRNTNLVISICVGVVFTVVALMVQSGKTFESISKFFENSYELAGGKNMVNSILGDFRALDTMLEVVVLLIAGIGVYVFIKLKNNNKEGEQYEDK
- a CDS encoding histidine kinase — its product is MKKIRGRMDESILVCVYYGPNGERLIQRGHKLARIMDCPLYVLTVDALPYDEFDADKSGYVERWKELCDELDVEDFIIRDNERRSSVKAIKEVAHQHNITQIIIGQSAQNRWEEITKGSFVNVLLREITFIDLHIVSVDRTLKSTDDTIYEKGVRGFLQKDEEKEAYRLSFARSKHNLYEGIFYKEIGTDFNNGIFKFVNSKGKTCQVHVTEDICTGKLTDPPNVKNNN
- a CDS encoding carbon-nitrogen family hydrolase, which encodes MRYAIYQMDIVPGNPEANRLKVKTWIEKTVSMNDIDIIVLPEMWTTGYTLAELNEVADEEEEPTCSFLQQLARDNQVHIIGGSIANKRNGKINNTAIVVNSNGEKVYKYDKIHLVPMLDEPTYLDGGEEKVCTFELDGVKMGLIICYDLRFPELTRSLAVSGAEVIYIVAEWPSARKDHWKALQLARAIENQCYIISANRVGIYNNVEFCGLSSVINPWGEIQTLGSDHHEETIIDSIDLQKVSEARKNVPIFESRVPKLY